The following are from one region of the Moritella sp. 24 genome:
- a CDS encoding efflux RND transporter periplasmic adaptor subunit has protein sequence MTTHNLVKYFTLLMLSVTVTSVFAESAIQPTPLSEPSSSKLENNYVTGQLVAVRRVLISNEITGIVDEFNKDIGDKVSAGEALAKLSIADNLLNVQLAEAELAVSLNELKIQEKQLQRYQALYKTKGISASEFDEQRRKTNTNKAQVEVDKIKLAMAKRQQDKSEVKAPFSGVILTRNLELGQFIPTGEPLYTLVDMSQVKVRFYLLESDIITIHVGDIVNVTIPALGNKTLTGSVVILAPAFQSNEPGFLAEVLLDNSQGNLKPGMQARVELAEEGA, from the coding sequence ATGACAACTCATAACTTAGTTAAATATTTTACACTCTTGATGCTATCAGTAACGGTAACGAGCGTATTCGCTGAAAGCGCAATTCAACCTACACCTTTATCTGAACCATCAAGTTCTAAATTAGAGAATAACTATGTAACAGGGCAACTTGTTGCAGTTCGTCGTGTTCTCATTAGCAATGAAATAACGGGGATCGTTGATGAATTTAATAAAGATATTGGCGATAAAGTGAGTGCAGGTGAAGCGTTAGCTAAATTATCCATTGCAGATAATTTATTGAATGTACAACTGGCGGAAGCTGAGTTGGCGGTAAGCCTCAATGAACTCAAGATACAAGAAAAACAATTACAACGTTACCAAGCGTTATATAAAACCAAGGGTATTTCTGCGAGTGAGTTTGATGAGCAACGCCGCAAAACCAATACCAATAAAGCACAAGTCGAAGTCGATAAGATCAAACTTGCCATGGCTAAGCGTCAGCAAGATAAATCGGAAGTCAAAGCCCCATTCTCAGGTGTTATTTTGACGCGAAATTTAGAGTTGGGTCAGTTCATACCGACGGGTGAACCACTTTATACCTTGGTTGATATGAGCCAAGTGAAGGTACGTTTTTATCTACTTGAGTCAGATATCATCACTATTCATGTTGGTGATATTGTCAATGTCACTATTCCTGCTTTAGGCAATAAAACATTAACAGGTAGTGTTGTGATCCTCGCACCTGCTTTTCAGAGTAATGAACCCGGTTTTTTAGCGGAAGTATTACTAGACAATAGCCAAGGGAATTTAAAGCCAGGTATGCAAGCACGTGTTGAATTAGCTGAAGAAGGAGCATGA